From Elusimicrobiaceae bacterium:
CCGGGCCGGAGATTTCAAAGGTCAAGCCCTTTTCGAATACGAACCGGCCGCTTTGCGGGTAACGGAAATTCAGGTTTTCCGCGCGGACGAGCGGTTTTCCGTTCGGCACTTCGGTAAGCGGCAGGTCAACGCTGATCGCATTACGCGCGCGCGTCTGCGCGCGAACCGCGCTTAACTCCGCTTCGGCGCGGGCCAGAATTTCGCTGTCCCGCCCGGTATTGCGGCCGAGAGTTTCCTGCGCGCGGCGTTTGCGTTTGCCGGCGAGTATTTTAGGCAGGCCGCCCCGGTCGGCTTTTTTGCGTCCGTTTGCCATGCGGTGAACCTGTCTTTCCCTGTTTTCGCGCAGTTCCCGTTTTTCGCGCCGTGCGGTTTCCCGTGCGGCGGCGATGCGGCGGTCCAATGCTTCGTCTTCGGTGCGGCGGGCCGCGGCGTAAAACTCGTAGTTCCCGCCGTAAACGGCAAGCCCGCGGCTGGAGAGTTCCAGAATCCTGTCCGCCGCTCCAAGCAGTTGCCGGTCATGGCTTGCAACCACCGCGCATTTGTTCAGGCCGCGCAGAAAAGCGGTTACGGCTTGCCTGCCGCTGAGGTCGAGATTGTTGGTGGGTTCGTCGAGCAGCAGAATATCGGCGTTGGAAAGCAGCAGCCCGGCGAGCCGTATTTTCATGGCTTCGCCTCCGCTTAGAGTGCCGAATTTCCGGTCAAGCGCGATATGCGCGGCGCCGGTTGCCGCAAGGGCTGACGAAACGGCGTTTTCTATATCCCACGCGCCGGCGAGCCTGTCAAGCAGTTCGGGCGAGCTGTCGCCGGTTTTCATGCGGGCATATGCGGCGAGCTGTTGCGCCACGCCAAGCGCTTCTCCTACGGGTTCCGCTCCCGAAAAGGGTGCCGTCTGCCGCAGAAACGCCGTTCCGCCTTTTATCTCCATTTTCCCGGCAGACGGTTTGAGTTCGCCACTGATTAGCCTTAGCAGCGTGCTTTTCCCAGCTCCGTTCGGCCCGACCAGGCCGGTTATGCCGCCGGGTATCGAGAAACGCAGCCGGTTGAACAGGGAATTGCCATCCTCGAAAGAATAGGAAACATCACAGGCTCTGATAAATGAAACTGGTTTTGAAGACATATTTTTCTCCCGCAAACAAACATGTTCTGCCGCAGTCTGAGCCGCGGAGGAGCGAATGGGAAAATATGTCAGCCGTTCATAGTCAGCACGCCGGGCGGCGCGTTGATTATATTATAGCATGGCTCGCCCATTTTAATGATTGGAATAGTGCAAAATAAGGTCTTGCAAAAAATTTGTTAACGGGCTATAATAGACTAACAAACCAAATTGGTCGAGCAGTCTAGAAACGGATTTGACTTGCTGTTGCACAGGGAAATCCGGTGATTTGGCAGAAATGCGAAAATTTCAACCAGGCTAAATTATGAGAATGCCAGATATAAAAAAGGAAGAACAAACGCGCGCGGACATAATAGCCGCCGCGCAGAAATTGTTCAAAACCTATGGGCTGGACAAGACCACAATGGATGATATCGCCACAGCGGCAGGCAAGGGTAAAAGCTCGCTGTATTACTATTTCAAGAGCAAGGAAGATGTTTTTTATGCGGTGGCCAAAATCGAAATGGACAAAATAGCCGAAACAGTCCGTCTGGCACTGGCGGGTTGCAAAGCGCCAACGGAACGGCTGAAGTCGCTGCTTATCACACGGTATCACGCGACAAAATCAAAAATCGTTCTGTATTCGGCATTGTTGCAGGACAGTTCGAAGCATATCAATCTGTATCAGCGGATCCAGCGTGAAACGAACAACGAACAGGTTGACATTTTAAAGCAGATCCTGCTTGACGGCATAAAGTGCGGTGAATTTAAAAGCATAAAAGAGGATGAGTGCGCTTCTCTGGCGGTGGTGGCAATGATGGTGTCGCGCGGCCTGGATGCCAATATCCTTATAAGCGGGGAGCTGCCGCCAGAATCTATCCGGCTGGAGGCGGCCGTGGAAGTTTTTGTACGGGGGCTGGCGTAACGGAGGGTCCCTTTTTTTTAACTTTTTTGGACTAAAAAACTATTTTGGTCAAATATACGGGAAATTTGAGAGGAAAGTTATGAAACCGATCGTTATTTTTGGAAACTTTAGTCTGTCAATGGTGGTGGTGGCGGCGCTGTGCGGCTGCCACCAGCGCCCTCCTACACCGGAACCGCCGGTTAAAGTCAAAGCCGTGAAAGTTGCGGCTGGCGGCGGTTCCGGCAGTTTTTATTACAGCGGGACGATTGAGGCGTCCCAGAACATCGGCCTGAGTTTTCTGGGCATGGGAACGGTTGAAACCGTGTCCGTGCGCGAGGGCGACCGGATTGAAAAAGGGCGGCTGCTGGCGAAACTGGACTGCCAGTCCAGCGAGAACTCGCTGCGGATAGCCCAGGCCAAGGCCCAGCAGGCCGAAGACGCATTCCGCCGTTTCGAACCGATGTACAAAAACGGCAATCTGCCGGAAATAAAGATGGTGGAAATCCGCACGGGCAGGACTCAGGCGGAACTGGCGGTAAAACTGGCGGAAAAAAGCGTAGCGGACTGTTCGATAATCGCGCCTGAAGCCGGGATCGTAAGCCAGAGGGATGTTGAACCCGGCGATAACGCCGTGCCCGGCAAAACCGTGATTCGCATGGTTTCCGTGGATAAGGTCTACGCCACCGTATCTGTTCCGGAACAGGAGATTTCGTACATACACAGGGGCGCGGGCGCGGTGGTGGAGCTAAGCGCGAATAAACGTCATCTGCGCGGGAAAATTGCCGATGTGGGGGTTACCGCCAATCCGCTGGCGCGCACTTATACGGCAAGGGTGCTGATTGACAATGCGTCCAACGCGGTGCTGCCGGGGATGCTGTGCAATGTTTATCTGTCCGGCGCAGGTTCCGCCGCGGCGGGACATTCCGGAATTGTAATACCCGCCGCCGCGCTCAGGCTCGACGCCAACGGCAACCAGATAGTTTATGTTGTTGACCCGGACCGTCGTGTTCATGCACGGGTGGTCGCGTCATCGGGCTTCCGCAAGGGCGGAGTGCTTATCGGCAGCGGACTGACCGCGGGCGAAACCATCGTCGTGGAAGGGGTGCAGAAACTCGACGAAAATATGCGGGTGGAACTGTAGAATCGGGTAAACGTTTATGGAAAAACTACGCAGGAGTTTTATAGAAGTGGCGCTAAAACACCAGACCGTGGTGGTGACGGTTTGCGCCATTTTATGTGTGCTGGGCATTTATTCGCTTATGACAATGCCCCGGCAGGAATTCCCGGAATTCAAGGTGCGGCAGGGGCTGGTGATAGCGGCGTTCCCGGGTGCGTCTTCCAACCAGGTTGACGAACAGCTTGCCAAGCCTTTGCAGAATTATCTGTTCCGGTACAAAGAAATTGACCGGGAAAAGACTTATTCCGTTTCCAAGGAAAACCAGACCATAGTTTTTGTTGAAGTGAAAGAGAATGTCAAAGAGCCGGAAATATTCTGGGCTAAACTGCGGCTGGGGCTGCAGGAGTTCAAATCGGAACTCCCGTCGCAGGTGGTGATGCTGGTCGGGAACAATGAATTCGGCGACGCTTCCGCCATTCTGCTTACCGTCACATCCAAACAGCGCACTTACCGGGAGCTGGAGGATTACCTCGCAAAACTTGAAGATAAGATCCGTCAGCACCCGGCGGTTTCGAATGTAAAAAAATTCGGGCTTCAGAAAGAGAAGATAATTGTCTACGCCGATCCCAACCGGCTGGCTCATTATGGTGTCAAACCCGCGCTTTTAATGGGCGCTCTGCAGATGGAAGGAATGCTGGGTTACGGCGGCTATATCAAGGACAGTGATCTGGAACTGCCGATCCACCTGCCTCCCCGTTATAATTCCGAAGCCGATGTGGCCGAACAGATCGTTTTCTCCTCGCCCGACGGCGCTATCGTGCGCGTGCGCGATGTGGCCCGCGTTGTGCGAGAATATGACGTGGAAGACTCCTATGTGGAATGCGAAGGCCGGCGCGCGCTGGTGCTTTCGATGGAAATGCGATTTGGCAATAACATAGTTTCGTTCGGCAAGGATATAGACAGGATCATAGCCGATTTCAAGGCTGACAGTCCGGCCGATCTGGAAATAGCCAAAGTAGCCGACATGCCTAAAGTGGTGAGCGCTTCGCTGCATCACTTCTTCAGGGATTTCGGTATGGCGATTCTCGCGGTCATTCTGGTGGTTATTCTGCTGCTGCCGCGCAGAATAGCCATGGTGGCGGCGGTCACTATTCCCATTTGCATTTTGCAGTCGCTGGGCATCATGCAGGGGCTGGGGGTTGAACTTAACACCATTTCGCTGGCCGCGCTGGTTGTCGTCCTGGGCATGGTGGTGGATAATGCCATAGTCGTCATTGACAACCATGTGGAAAAGCTGGATCACGGTATTGACGTGCGAACCGCCGCCTGGTCCAGCGCGCGCGAACTGCTGATTCCGGTGTTTACGGCTACTCTCGCCATTGTGGCGGTGTTTGCCATGCAGCCGATCTTCATGACCGGCATGGCGCGCGATTTCATCGGGCCGATGCCGGTCACCATAGCGGTAACGCTTTTCGTTTCCATGTTTATCGCCATGCTGCTGGTGCCGGCGCTGAGCTGTAACTTCATAAAAACCGGTCTGCATGAACATGGCAAGGGGCCGGAGAAAAAGGGAAAGCCTTCCCTGCTGGACAGATTGCAGGAGTTCTATAACCGCCATCTGGAAATATCAATGGCGCATCCCGTCCGGACAGTATGGATAGGAATTGCCGCCATTGTGCTGGGGATCTTGATGTTCACTTTGCTGCCCCAGCAGCTGATGCCGGCGCTGGAGCGTGACCAGTTCGCCGTGGAAATGTATTTCCCTGAAGGGACCAGCCTGGCAAGAAACGCGCAGATTACCGGGCAGATGGTGAAGATTCTCAAGGCGGATAAACGAATAAAAACAGTAGTTTCCTTTATCGGCACCAGTTCGCCCCGGTTCCATACCCTGTACGCGCCGCAGATGCCGGCCAAAAACTATTCCCAGCTGATCGTGATGACCGAGTCCGTAAAGGCCACCGAAGACGTTGTGCGGGAGTATGACCGGAAATATCGCGACGCATTTCCCGGTGCTCATGCGCGTTTCAAACAGATAAGTTTTCTGTCAGCCGAGGCGCCTGTTGAAGTGCGCATTTCCGGAGACAGCATCCCGGAAATCAGGGCTTTTGCCGACAAGGTGCGCGCTGTCATGGCGCAGGACGGGGATATAACCTGGCTGCGTGACGATTACCGCAACCCCCGCATCGCGGTGGATCTTGACGTGAACCGCGAGCTCGCCAACCGGCTTGGCGTAAACCGTGCCATTCTGGGCCTGTCTTGTGCGCTCAACCGTAACGGTATTCCCATAACCAAAGTGTGGGAGGGGGATTACGCCAAAGACGTGGTGCTAAAATACGACGAGTCAAAAACCTCTTCGCCGGAAGAACTGGAAAACCAGTATGTAACTGTGCCGTTGTCGCCCAAAGCCCTGCCGCTGCGCCAGCTGGCGGGTCTGAAACCGTCGTTTAGCGAGGGCCAGATAGTCCGGCGCAACGGCCGGCTTACCATGACACTGCGCGCCGATGTCGCGGCGGGCAAGCTGTTCACTCCGGTTCAGAACCGCATAAGCGAAAAGCTTGCGGCGCTTGACAAGCCTGAATCCATAGCCGTTAGCTATGGCGGGGAACACCAGCTGTCGGGTGAAACGTATGTGCCCATGGTCGAGTCGCTGATTGTCAGCATTATCGTGATATTCGTTGTGCTGTTGTTCCAGTTTCAGAGCATACGACTTGCCCTGCTTGTGATGATTACCATGCCGCTTAGCATTATCGGCGGCATGGCGGGTCTGAGTCTGGTCGGCATGCCTTTCAGCATGACGGCGCTGCTGGGCCTCACCGCGCTGTTCGGCACGGTAGTGCGCAACGGTGTTATTTTAATAAGCTACGCCCGCGAACTGGAACACGGCGGCATGCCGCTGAAAGAAGCGGCGTTTGCCGCCGGCAAGCGCAGGATGCGGCCGATTTTTCTTACCGCCGCGGCGGCGGCTGTGGGCGTAATACCGCTGATGACCTCCGGTTCCAGCCTGTGGGGGCCGATGGGCGCGGTGATCTGTTTCGGGCTTATCGGTTCCACAATACTTACTCTTTATGTGCTGCCGGTTGCGTACTGGAAGTACAGCGGCGATGAGGAAGAAACGGCGCGGGGGGGGGCGGTTATGAGAACAAATAAATCCCTATTCATGCTGGCGCTGCTGGCGTGTCCGGTTTTTTGTGCGCAGGCATCCGCGGGCATGACTCTCGCTGATTATAAAAAACAGGCTCTGGCGCATAATAACGAACTCAAGCAGTCGGCGCTGGAAGACGAGGCGGCGCAGCAGGCCGTGCGGTCCGCTTTCACCAGCTATTTCCCGAAAGTGTCGGCTGTGGGCGCGATGGGGACGGCCAATATCATTCCGGGGCTGGCGGTGATGTCGGGGATGCCGTCTGTTTTGTCGCCGTTGAGCAGGGCGGACGGCTACGCCTTGTCCATGCTGGTGGCCCAGCAGCCGGTTTTTGTCGGCGGACGGATAGTCAACGGCAACCGGCTCGCGCGGGTCGGCGCGGCGGCGGCGCACGAGCAGTTTCAGCTCAAGCGTGACGAGGTGCTGCTGGAGTCGGAAAAAAAATACCGGCGCCTTCTGGTGCTGGAGGAAAAACGCAAAACCCTGCTTGCTTACGCCGAAATGCTCGAATCGTTATACAAGCAGGTGAACCAGGCGGCGGGGCTGGGTCTTGTCACGCGCACGGATGTGCTGCGGGTGGGGCTGAAGAGAGCGGAGCTCGGCGCGTCCAGAACCGAACTGGAAAAGGGGATTGCGCTGGCCCAGCGCGATTTAAGGCTTTACGCCGGACTGCCGGAAGGCGATCCGATAATCCCCTCCGCCGGGCCGGACGTGATAACCGAGCCGGTTTATAACCGGCAGTATCTGGCGTCGCGCCTGAGCCTGCGCCCGGAATACCGGCTTTTGCAGGCGAACGCGGATGCCGCGAAACTGCAGCGCAAAATGAAAACCGGCGCGAATCTTCCGCTTGTGAGCGTGGGCGCGGCGATTAACCGGCTGGACGCGCTGTCAAGCGGCGGAACGTTTCAGAACAGTCTTGGCTTTGCCGTGGTCAGCGTTCCTTTGAGCGACTGGTGGGGCGGCTCGCATGACGTGAAGGAAAAACGGCTTAAGGAAAATGCCGCGCAGGTCAGGCTGGAATCCGTGGCTGACTATCTGGTGCTTGACATGGAAAGCCGGCTGAAAGATTATGAGCAGGCTTATCAGCGTGTTGCCGTCGCCCGGCTGGGTGTGGAAGAGGCTGACGCAAATAAATCCGAAATCGAGGACGGCTATAAGAACGGCACTGAAAAGCTGTCCGATCTGCTGGAGGCGATGGCTTTGCAGCAGCAAAGCCGGGATAGACTGAGCGAGGAAACCGCCGGGTATTTCGCGGCCAGAACCGCGTTTGAGATAGCGATTTCGGCTGTATCCGCTGATAACTGAGCCTTGGTCTAAGGGCAACCATCGGTGTGATTTCACGGAGGCAGGTATGCGGACCAACTTTCGCGTGGTTTTACTGGGTGCCGTTATTCTGTCAGGTTATGGCGGACCGGTGCGGGCGGCTATCCCGGTTGAAATGGCCATTATCTCGGGCCCGGGCGTGCCGGTCGGCGGGTATTGGAGCGGGCATTACGGAACAAGTTATTATCTCGGGTCAGAGATCGAAACCTACTGGACAGAGCGGTTCGCCACAGGCGGCGCGCTCGGTTATTTCTTCAATCACAGTGACGGACAGGCTCTAAAACGCGAATTCAAGAACCTGCACATAACGCCCTATCTGAAGCGTATCTGGAAACCTGACGCAAAACACAATGTTTACGCGTTGCTTGGCGGCGGTATTTATTTTGTGAATTATGACGATGACGCCGCCACTCCCGATATAGACGATTCCACAAAGCGGTATTTCGGACTTATGGGCGGAATCGGCGCGTCCCGGCATTTCGGCGTGTGGTCGGTGGGGCTGGATATCCGCGTGCACCGCATATTCCGCCAGCAGTACAATATCACTACTTTGACTCCCGCGGCGCATATCGCACTTGACCTTTAGCTCCGAGTTTGCGTTCCGTACGGGCGGGCCGTTATGAACGGCCCGCCCGTGTTTGAGGTGAAGCGGAGTCGAATGGAGGCAGGCCGGCCTGAAGCATTGATTTAGATCAATGCTATGCCCGCGGATTATTCATTAAATTTTATATAGCCGGACCGGAACGTGGCAGTTTTCATGGCAAGAACCGTTAATCGGCCGGACGATTTATAAAATAAAAAGGAGTTGCCCGGTCAGCATTGCAGCAAACTGCTGATCGGGCAAAAGCACAAAATGGGACAAAACATAGTTGAGAAGGTTCTTTCAGCGCATCTGCGTGAAGGCGAATATATAAAAGGAAATGAAATCGGCATCAGAATAGACCAGACGCTTACCCAGGACGCCACAGGCACGATGGCGTATCTGCAGTTCGAGGCGCTGGGCCTTTCTGAAATCAAGACGGATCTGTCGGTTTCCTATGTGGACCATAACACCGTACAGGTAGGATTTGAAAACGCGGATGATCACCGCTATCTTCAGTCCGTGGCGGAGAAATACGGGATCGTCTATTCCCGCGCGGGCAACGGCATCTGCCATCAGGTGCATCTGGAACGGTTCGGCAAGCCCGGCACCACGTTGCTGGGCAGCGACAGCCATACTCCCACCGGCGGCGGGATCGGGCAGATCGCGATCGGCGCGGGCGGGCTCGATGTGGCGGTCGCCATGGGCGGCGGCTCGTTCTACCTCACCGCCCCGAAAGTGTATAAGGTAAACCTTACGGGCAGACTTCAGCCGTGGGTGTCCGCCAAAGATGTTGTGCTTAAAATGCTTTCCATTCTCACCACGAAGGGCAACGTGGGCGTGATGCTCGAATATGGCGGGCCGGGCGTGAAAACGCTGACCGTACCCGAGCGCGCCACGATTACCAATATGGGCGCCGAAATGGGAGTGACAACCTCTATTTTTCCATCCGACAGCGTGACAAGGAAATTCCTCGCCGGGCAGGGCCGCGCGCAGGACTGGGTTGAACTGAAAGCCGACCGGGGCGCGCGGTATGACCGCGTCATCGAGCTCAATCTTGCCGAAGTGGAACCGTTGGTCGCCGCGCCGCACAGCCCCGGCAACGTAAAAACAGTGCGCGAGCTCGAAGGCATGAAGGTGGATCAGGTGTGCATCGGCTCGTGCACGAACTCGTCGTACCGCGATATGATGACAGTGGCTTCGGTTTTCAAGGGCCGCAAGATCGCGCGGGATGTCAGCGTCGGCATTGCCCCCGGTTCCCGGCAGGTGATTCTGATGCTTAACGAAAAGGGCGCGTTCAAAAACCTCGTCGCCGCCGGCGCGCGGATCATGGAAAGCGCGTGCGGGTTCTGCATCGGCAACCATTATTCGCCTAACAGCAAGGGCGTTTCGATCCGCACCTCCAACCGCAATTTCGAGGGCAGAAGCGGCACCAGGGACGGGCAGGTTT
This genomic window contains:
- a CDS encoding efflux RND transporter permease subunit, whose product is MEKLRRSFIEVALKHQTVVVTVCAILCVLGIYSLMTMPRQEFPEFKVRQGLVIAAFPGASSNQVDEQLAKPLQNYLFRYKEIDREKTYSVSKENQTIVFVEVKENVKEPEIFWAKLRLGLQEFKSELPSQVVMLVGNNEFGDASAILLTVTSKQRTYRELEDYLAKLEDKIRQHPAVSNVKKFGLQKEKIIVYADPNRLAHYGVKPALLMGALQMEGMLGYGGYIKDSDLELPIHLPPRYNSEADVAEQIVFSSPDGAIVRVRDVARVVREYDVEDSYVECEGRRALVLSMEMRFGNNIVSFGKDIDRIIADFKADSPADLEIAKVADMPKVVSASLHHFFRDFGMAILAVILVVILLLPRRIAMVAAVTIPICILQSLGIMQGLGVELNTISLAALVVVLGMVVDNAIVVIDNHVEKLDHGIDVRTAAWSSARELLIPVFTATLAIVAVFAMQPIFMTGMARDFIGPMPVTIAVTLFVSMFIAMLLVPALSCNFIKTGLHEHGKGPEKKGKPSLLDRLQEFYNRHLEISMAHPVRTVWIGIAAIVLGILMFTLLPQQLMPALERDQFAVEMYFPEGTSLARNAQITGQMVKILKADKRIKTVVSFIGTSSPRFHTLYAPQMPAKNYSQLIVMTESVKATEDVVREYDRKYRDAFPGAHARFKQISFLSAEAPVEVRISGDSIPEIRAFADKVRAVMAQDGDITWLRDDYRNPRIAVDLDVNRELANRLGVNRAILGLSCALNRNGIPITKVWEGDYAKDVVLKYDESKTSSPEELENQYVTVPLSPKALPLRQLAGLKPSFSEGQIVRRNGRLTMTLRADVAAGKLFTPVQNRISEKLAALDKPESIAVSYGGEHQLSGETYVPMVESLIVSIIVIFVVLLFQFQSIRLALLVMITMPLSIIGGMAGLSLVGMPFSMTALLGLTALFGTVVRNGVILISYARELEHGGMPLKEAAFAAGKRRMRPIFLTAAAAAVGVIPLMTSGSSLWGPMGAVICFGLIGSTILTLYVLPVAYWKYSGDEEETARGGAVMRTNKSLFMLALLACPVFCAQASAGMTLADYKKQALAHNNELKQSALEDEAAQQAVRSAFTSYFPKVSAVGAMGTANIIPGLAVMSGMPSVLSPLSRADGYALSMLVAQQPVFVGGRIVNGNRLARVGAAAAHEQFQLKRDEVLLESEKKYRRLLVLEEKRKTLLAYAEMLESLYKQVNQAAGLGLVTRTDVLRVGLKRAELGASRTELEKGIALAQRDLRLYAGLPEGDPIIPSAGPDVITEPVYNRQYLASRLSLRPEYRLLQANADAAKLQRKMKTGANLPLVSVGAAINRLDALSSGGTFQNSLGFAVVSVPLSDWWGGSHDVKEKRLKENAAQVRLESVADYLVLDMESRLKDYEQAYQRVAVARLGVEEADANKSEIEDGYKNGTEKLSDLLEAMALQQQSRDRLSEETAGYFAARTAFEIAISAVSADN
- a CDS encoding efflux RND transporter periplasmic adaptor subunit; protein product: MKPIVIFGNFSLSMVVVAALCGCHQRPPTPEPPVKVKAVKVAAGGGSGSFYYSGTIEASQNIGLSFLGMGTVETVSVREGDRIEKGRLLAKLDCQSSENSLRIAQAKAQQAEDAFRRFEPMYKNGNLPEIKMVEIRTGRTQAELAVKLAEKSVADCSIIAPEAGIVSQRDVEPGDNAVPGKTVIRMVSVDKVYATVSVPEQEISYIHRGAGAVVELSANKRHLRGKIADVGVTANPLARTYTARVLIDNASNAVLPGMLCNVYLSGAGSAAAGHSGIVIPAAALRLDANGNQIVYVVDPDRRVHARVVASSGFRKGGVLIGSGLTAGETIVVEGVQKLDENMRVEL
- a CDS encoding TetR/AcrR family transcriptional regulator, yielding MPDIKKEEQTRADIIAAAQKLFKTYGLDKTTMDDIATAAGKGKSSLYYYFKSKEDVFYAVAKIEMDKIAETVRLALAGCKAPTERLKSLLITRYHATKSKIVLYSALLQDSSKHINLYQRIQRETNNEQVDILKQILLDGIKCGEFKSIKEDECASLAVVAMMVSRGLDANILISGELPPESIRLEAAVEVFVRGLA
- a CDS encoding aconitate hydratase, producing the protein MGQNIVEKVLSAHLREGEYIKGNEIGIRIDQTLTQDATGTMAYLQFEALGLSEIKTDLSVSYVDHNTVQVGFENADDHRYLQSVAEKYGIVYSRAGNGICHQVHLERFGKPGTTLLGSDSHTPTGGGIGQIAIGAGGLDVAVAMGGGSFYLTAPKVYKVNLTGRLQPWVSAKDVVLKMLSILTTKGNVGVMLEYGGPGVKTLTVPERATITNMGAEMGVTTSIFPSDSVTRKFLAGQGRAQDWVELKADRGARYDRVIELNLAEVEPLVAAPHSPGNVKTVRELEGMKVDQVCIGSCTNSSYRDMMTVASVFKGRKIARDVSVGIAPGSRQVILMLNEKGAFKNLVAAGARIMESACGFCIGNHYSPNSKGVSIRTSNRNFEGRSGTRDGQVYLASPEVAVIAALTGKLTDPRNFGIDYPSIKEPRAFSIDDSMFIFPSKDGKNAEILRGPNVGAPPKNTRLPVELKGEVMLKVGDKITTDHIMPAGSRLKYRSNVPKYAEYVFEAIDPEFHKRCIANRDRGVHNIIVAGESYGQGSSREHAAMCPMYLGVKTVIAKNFERIHSANLVNFGILPLTFADLADYDGIEQGDRFTAAGWCDAVKAGRPVTVKNERTGKTFECNYKLSEREKAIVTAGGTLNYTTSK
- a CDS encoding ABC-F family ATP-binding cassette domain-containing protein — encoded protein: MSSKPVSFIRACDVSYSFEDGNSLFNRLRFSIPGGITGLVGPNGAGKSTLLRLISGELKPSAGKMEIKGGTAFLRQTAPFSGAEPVGEALGVAQQLAAYARMKTGDSSPELLDRLAGAWDIENAVSSALAATGAAHIALDRKFGTLSGGEAMKIRLAGLLLSNADILLLDEPTNNLDLSGRQAVTAFLRGLNKCAVVASHDRQLLGAADRILELSSRGLAVYGGNYEFYAAARRTEDEALDRRIAAARETARREKRELRENRERQVHRMANGRKKADRGGLPKILAGKRKRRAQETLGRNTGRDSEILARAEAELSAVRAQTRARNAISVDLPLTEVPNGKPLVRAENLNFRYPQSGRFVFEKGLTFEISGPARIALAGPNGSGKSTLLDLIVAAAAGRAFPGAVTGALTVYTSRIACLDQKTGLLRNDLTLLENITRFAPGLKECDRRLRLARFLFQKREIARKAETLSGGERIRAALACAFSAAEPPQLLILDEPANNLDLDSMQRLESALSNFKGALLAVSHDEKFLENIGADGRIETRERA